The genomic stretch CGGGAACAACGCGCTGTGGCAGCGCTGATTGAGCTGGTGAACATCGCGCTTGCCGATCCTGCACACGTGGATTCTCAGCGCGTGGCAGATGTACTCACCGGCCCGTTGATTGGGATCACCCCGCTCGAGCTTCGCAGACTGCAACGCGAGCTACGCGGCTGGGAAATCGATGCTGGCGGGGTGCGCACGGACGCCGAACTGCTCGCAGACATCCTCACCGGCGGCGAGGTGGCAATGAACGTGCCCGAATTCGCCCGGTTACATGAACTGTTGACCGCGATTAAAGCGAAAGCCGAGGCCGGAGCTTTGGGTGAGGAGGTCATGTGGACAGCCTGGCAGGGCGCAGGGGTAGCCGATAGGTGGCGCGCTCAAGCGCTTGCCGGCGGGATTGCAGGGGATGGAGCCAACGAGGATCTTGACACGGTGATCTCACTGTTCCGGATCGCTCAACGCCAAGCCGATCGCAACCCTGCCAATGCTTCCATTCATGCGCTACTCAGCGTGTTGGAAAGCCAAGACGTGGCAGAAGATACGATCGCGCGCTTTGGAGCGGGCGGAGATGAGGTCACGCTGTGTACGCCGTCGTCGTCGATTGGGCGCACGTGGGACTACGTGGCTGTGGTCGGGATTAATGAAGGCTCGTGGCCGAACACGCGCCTGCGCAACCCTCTGACGAAAGTTCCCAAGTTAGTCAATATCGTTGTGCGTTCGGCGATGGCTGGACGAGACGTGGAACCAGATCAGTCGGTGAGCGACGTGCTCGATGATGAGCTACGGATGTTCCTGCAGGCGGTCACGCGGGCAGAACGGGAAGTCTGGCTGACGTGCCAAATGTCGGATACCGTGCGGCCCTCGCGTTTCATGACGTGGCTGGATCCGGAGCTCGAATTATCGAGCGCAAACGCGGCTACTTTTGATGCCAATGGACTGATCGGTGAACTGCGCCAGGCCATGGCAAGCGGCCACGAGCGTGCCGCCCTTGCGGCTAGCCAGGTGCTCGACGCGCTTGTAGCGGCCGGTATTGCCGACGCCGATCCTGCCACGTGGGCCGATCAGCTCGAGCCCAGTTCACGCGAGCCGGTTTATACGGGGAACACCACCATGTCGCCGTCCAAGGTGGAAGGCATGCTTGAATGTCCGCTGCGAGCATTCTTGGATTCGGCGGGCGCCCGGTCAACAGACGACACGCGCCTGCTCGACTTGGGCACGCTCATCCATTCGCTGGCCGAAGAGTTCCCAAGCGGGCCGCGCACCGCAGTCATGAAAGCATTCCACCACAAGGTCGCCGCCCTAGATCTGGGCACGGGCTTGGATGGGCATCGAGCCCGGCAACGCGCTGAAGGCATGGCCCGCAAACTTGGCGACTATCTGGAGGCCACGGACTGCGTCGTCGTTGCAGAACAGTACGCGAGCGAGCAGCTGACCAACGACGCCGGGCAACAGGTAACAACGAACGCGCGGCTTGACCGGCTTGAGATGAGAGACGGGCAGGCGCTCGTCGTCGATTTTAAAACTGGGAAGAACCCGGTGACCAAAGCCCAAGCAGCCGATCATGCTCAGCTCAAGGTCTACCAGTGGCTCGTCAACAAGGGCGCTATTGCCGGCTTAGATGGTGCGAAAGGCGCGAAACTCGTGTTCGTTGGCACGAAACGCGATAACGCAGAAGAACGCTCGCAAGCAGCGCTCAGCGAGGAGGCGATGGGCGAAGTGGAAAACATGATCATTGCAGCCGACCAAGCTCAACGCGGGCCCGGATTCGCCGCGATCCCGAACCAGAACTGCCGCACGTGCGCCTACAGTAAGATCTGCCCGGCAATCGGTAACGAAAGGGTGTTCTCATGACCAGCTACGAACAGTTTATGGCCATGCTGGATCATCCGCCCACCGCGGAACAGGAAGCGGTGATCCGTAGCGAGGCCCCAGCCATTGCCGTGATCGCGGGAGCCGGCTCGGGTAAGACTCAGACGATGTCCCAACGCATCGTCTGGCATATCGTTAATGGCAACGTGCGCCCAGACCAGGTGTTGGGGCTAACCTTCACGAACAAAGCCGCCGGCGAACTCGACCAGCGGGTCACGGAACAACTGCGCGTGGCAGCAGCGCGGGGTCTGCTGACCAATGATGAGGGCGCAGACGAGCAGGGTGGGGTATTAGGCGAGAGCGCCGCATCCGATGATGCTCGTGCGGCTCACACGCACCGCAGCCTTGCCAAACCGACGATCGCCACCTACAACTCGTTTGCTTCAGAAATCGCCTCGGCGTATGCGATGCTCATCGGGGAAGACCCGCGAGCCCGCCTGATCACCGACGCCGAACGCTTCCAAATCATGAGCACCATCGTGGCTGGCGTTGACGACTCCCTGCCGCACCTTGTGCCGTTGCAGACGGCCGCAATCAGCCACATCGTCACCAGCGCGCTCGCGTTAACCGACGAACTGGTCGGCAATTCGGTGGCACCGGAGGATTTTCGGATATTCGCCGAACTGGAACGGGACGCGATGGAACAGGCCACATCGCTCAACCCGCCGCGCGGGCAAAAGAAATTCATCAACAAGGCTTTTGAGACAGCCAAGGCGGCGGTTGACAAGCTGGATTTCCGGATCGCGCTGTCTTACATTGTTGAACGCTACATTGCCTACAAGCAAGAACACTCTCTGATCGAGTTTTCTGACCAGGTGGTGCGCGCAAAGAAAATTTTGGATGCGGTTCCTGCAGTTGGTGAAGAACTGCGCGAGCGGTACAAACTTATTTTGCTTGACGAATATCAGGACACGTCAGTTGGCCAGGCTGCGTTCTTGCAGGCGGCGTTTGTGGGAGCGGACTCGGTGTGTGCCGTGGGTGATCCGAATCAGGCGATTTATGCCTGGCGTGGAGCTTCCGCTGCCGCGTTGGCAGACTTCATGGCACGATTCAACGTGGATAAGAACGCCGATGGCACCTATCAGAATCTGACGCTGTCCACCGCGTTCCGTAACAGCCCAACGATCCTTGCCGCGGCTAACGCTCTCACGGAAGGTAAACTCACCTATCCGGACATGACGGTGAAGAAGCTGTCCGCATTCGGCGACAAGCCAGGTGAAGCTGTACACGTACACCGCCATCTGCGGGAGGATTCCTACCTGGATATGGCCCGCGAGATTGCCAGCTTCTTCGAACGTGCCAAGGAAAGTGGTGCACATGAGCCACCCACGGCGGCCATCCTCGTGCGTGCACGCAGATACATGGATCCGGCGATTGATGCTCTTGAACAGTTCGGGTTGGACTACGAAGTGGTGGGCGGTGAAGCGCTCATCGACAGGCCGGAGCTGCGCCTTGTCCGCAGCCTGCTCGGCGTCGTCGTTAACCCGGATCGCAGCGATTTACTCATGCCGCTCATGAACTTTTATGCGATCGGCAGTAAGGACTTGCGCGCTCTTGCTGATTACGCTGCCAAGCTAAGTGCGGGGGCCGAAGAAAGGCTTGCCCGGCAGGATGGCCCGCGGGTGGGAATCAACCTCGTTGAAGCGCTACACGACCTGCGCGAGCAGGTTCGCAGTGGCCAGGGCGAGTTGCCGGAGGGGATGTCTTCGCAGGGGCTGAGCCGCATGGTACGCCTGTCAGCAAACATTGTGAGCGTGGAAGAACGCCGCCACCTCGACCTCCCACAGGTGATTGAGACTGCCATCTCCGAACTTGGTTTGCGCACCTATGCGCAGGCGCGCACAGCCGGAGGAGCGCGAGTTGAGGCTGCGCTGGGGGCGTTTATTCGCTTGGGCGCCCAGTTTACGGCGAATGTTCCCGAGGGCAGTCTGCGTGATTTCGTAGCGTGGATCGATGCGATTGAGGAACACGAAAACGTGGGCGAAAGCGAATCGGGTGCCGACGTCCTGCTTTTCGATGTGGACAAACCCGAACCGCGTTCCGGCGTCGTCCAAATCCTTACCGTCCACGGAGCCAAGGGCTTGGAATGGGACGTGGTTGCTATCCCCAACATGAACGCGGGCGGATTCGACTATCAGGCGAAAACGACCACGTGGCACAAGTCGAGTAGCGCGCTACCCCATGCGCTCCGGGAAGACGCCGCACACCTGCCCGATTTTCAAATGCAACGCAAGCTCCTTGCCTACCCGGATTATTCACCAGAAGACGTGCGGGAAGTTTTCGACGACTTCACTGACTACCTCGAGGAGACTCTGCACAAATATCATGCGAATGAGGAACGCCGGTTGGCCTACGTGGCCGTGACTCGAGCGAAATCCATGCTTATCATCGCATCCTACGATCTGGACGAGGCCGCGAAAGCAGCGCTTGCCTACAAGCGGCTCGAACGGCAGGTCGAGGCTAACCCGGGTAGTGGCGATGTTGACACGGCCCGGCTCGAGTCCAACACCTTCGTAGCGGACATGGGCGCACACCTGAGCGCGGCAACAGGAAACGATGAGCCGCTGACTGGCGCTCAGCTGCGTGACGTGATCGAACGTGGGGAAGACGGCTCGGACGCCGAGCAGGATGTGGTGTATTGGCCAGACGACGTCGACCGCCGGCTTGACACGCAGGCCGTGGCCTCTCGTGAGCCGACTTCCGACGAACTGGCACAGCTTGTGCAGCGGTGGAACCAGATGGCCGCCGTCGTCGTTGCAGACCACCAGCCCACCACAGATCAGCGGGTACTTCGCGAATATTTGACGGCCTCCGACGTCGTCAATCTTGCACGCGACCCGCAAGGTTTCATTGCCGACCAGCGCAGGCCCATCCCGCACGAGCCCTCGCGGGCTGCGCGCATGGGAACGATCGTCCACGAGCAGATTGCCCACCATTTTCAGGCGCCGACCACACTCGACGTCGACTCGGTGGCCCACCCCGGGCAGATGCCGCTCGACTCGGCGCCCGCGCTGTCCAGTAAGCAGCAAGCCACACTGCTCGAACGTTTCGAAGAATCCGTGTATGCGAGCTGTCCGCCGATTGCTATTGAAGAGGCAATCGACGTGTTTGTGGCCGGGCGGCCGATCCGTTGTGTGATCGACGCGGTACTCGACACGTCGAGCCTCCCCGGTTATCCGCCCGTCACGATCGTCGATTGGAAGACGGGGCGGCGGCCTGGCGCATCCGAAGTCGCCTCTCGTGAACTCCAGCTTGGGCTTTACCGGCTGGCGTGGTGTGCGGCTACGGGAACCGAGCTGTCCGACGTCGGCGCATGCTTCTACTATTTGGGAGAAAAATCAGCGGCGCGGCGTGAACTACATGCCGGCGATCTCACCGAAGAGCAGATCGGTCAGATTATTGCTGATCACCTGGACGGGTAGCCTCCGGTTCAGCCGTGTCTTCTGGTGCGGCTTGCGCTGCAGATTCTGGTTCGGCGGGAATGTCCTCGATCGTGCCGTCTTCGGTAAAGCTTGTAAACCCGGCGTCGGCGGCCGTGTGCGAGGGCGTCGCCGCCGCGGAGCTGACCGACCAGGTTGGCCCGGGCGCTAAGTCTGGATCGGCGTCAACATCGGCTGCTAAGTCGTCCATCATGGCACGCGCGTCGGCTACGATGTCGTCGTCGCCGCGGCGAGCACCAAACAGCATCCATGCGGGAAGAGCTAGTTCTGAGATGAGGATCGTCCGGTTAAAGAAGTAGTCGTCCGTTTCTTCGCCGAGCGCGTTCTCATACGATTCAAGCACGGCAGCGAATAGATCCTCGTCCAAAGTAGACACCAGCGGGGCGAAGTCGTGTGCCGGATCGCCAACGTGGGCTGATCCGAAGCCGAGCACGCTAGAGATTGTTCCGTGAGACCACATGAATTGGTCGTCAGCCACGTCTCCGTGGACCACGCGCGGCGTGAATTCCCACATGTGGTCTTGCTCGAGCGCGTTTTCCCAGCGACGGCGCAACACGCCCGGTAGAGCGCCCATGGCGTCGGCATCGTGGAGGTCTGCCAGGAGGCGCCGCCGGGACGTTTGTGGATCGTAGGAGGGCAGGCCAGCACTTTCCACGGTATCGGTGGGCAGTTTGTGAATGGTGGCGAGTGTGCGGCCGAGTTCGTGGGCGTCGCCTGCTGTCATCTCATCGAAGTCTTTGTGCTCGCCGAGCGGGCGCACGTACACCACGGCACGGCCGCTTTTAACTTGGGCGAATCCGGCTGGCCGCATGACGTCAAAGGGGAGGCGGCCTGCCCGTAACTGATCGAGCAGTGCGGGAGCAATCGCGGCCTCTGCTTCGATCATCGTGGCTGCGATCGTGTTGAGTGGCTGTTTGACCACCCAGTTGCGCCCGCCCGCATCAACCACGCCGCCGTATTGAAAGTCGGCAGTACGAGTGTAAGGTCCGCGCACGCCCACAGCCTCAAGACCATCGACAGCGGCCACCGCGAGGCCCGCTAGTTTGAAGGGAATCGTACTCACCCTCCCACGGTATCCGGATTTGACCTATTTTCGCCAAACTACACGCCACCCAGCCCTGCGTTTTT from Trueperella bialowiezensis encodes the following:
- a CDS encoding UrvD/REP family ATP-dependent DNA helicase, giving the protein MRMQTFEWNPQQQAVLDVVTGRGAVPVAASVTGAPGSGKTALALAAVERIISENPEHSVALLSPDRRAAADLRNSLSQLLGYLPGNVQVQSITGFAFAIVSAYAQYVGRRPPELLSGPDQDAALKEYFDLIIAGQVPGTLPTWGDDDAVVQLPAYRAEFRDLLTRAAELGLGGDDLAAMGARHGEPVWEAGAQLLDGYEKTLALLAGSGHQNPDVIDHSRLIALAASHLRGWEGAQVSAEGALNMARPHWDWVIVDDVHNATLAVRELLAATQEAGSSIVTFGDPDVAVHGFRGGIAQLPALLRRDKNSGGIGAAPLQLSTRYRGGGQLGELVKKITGAIRTGGAGKHRAGLFAADEPGKPTRERADKGTGRNKGAERRDAAQSAAVAEFGVYLRAFANEDEEIAYVATKMRRLHLLEGVPYSRMALISRSSWAHADIRRSLIRYGVPVQAIFTDQPLREQRAVAALIELVNIALADPAHVDSQRVADVLTGPLIGITPLELRRLQRELRGWEIDAGGVRTDAELLADILTGGEVAMNVPEFARLHELLTAIKAKAEAGALGEEVMWTAWQGAGVADRWRAQALAGGIAGDGANEDLDTVISLFRIAQRQADRNPANASIHALLSVLESQDVAEDTIARFGAGGDEVTLCTPSSSIGRTWDYVAVVGINEGSWPNTRLRNPLTKVPKLVNIVVRSAMAGRDVEPDQSVSDVLDDELRMFLQAVTRAEREVWLTCQMSDTVRPSRFMTWLDPELELSSANAATFDANGLIGELRQAMASGHERAALAASQVLDALVAAGIADADPATWADQLEPSSREPVYTGNTTMSPSKVEGMLECPLRAFLDSAGARSTDDTRLLDLGTLIHSLAEEFPSGPRTAVMKAFHHKVAALDLGTGLDGHRARQRAEGMARKLGDYLEATDCVVVAEQYASEQLTNDAGQQVTTNARLDRLEMRDGQALVVDFKTGKNPVTKAQAADHAQLKVYQWLVNKGAIAGLDGAKGAKLVFVGTKRDNAEERSQAALSEEAMGEVENMIIAADQAQRGPGFAAIPNQNCRTCAYSKICPAIGNERVFS
- a CDS encoding ATP-dependent DNA helicase, producing the protein MTSYEQFMAMLDHPPTAEQEAVIRSEAPAIAVIAGAGSGKTQTMSQRIVWHIVNGNVRPDQVLGLTFTNKAAGELDQRVTEQLRVAAARGLLTNDEGADEQGGVLGESAASDDARAAHTHRSLAKPTIATYNSFASEIASAYAMLIGEDPRARLITDAERFQIMSTIVAGVDDSLPHLVPLQTAAISHIVTSALALTDELVGNSVAPEDFRIFAELERDAMEQATSLNPPRGQKKFINKAFETAKAAVDKLDFRIALSYIVERYIAYKQEHSLIEFSDQVVRAKKILDAVPAVGEELRERYKLILLDEYQDTSVGQAAFLQAAFVGADSVCAVGDPNQAIYAWRGASAAALADFMARFNVDKNADGTYQNLTLSTAFRNSPTILAAANALTEGKLTYPDMTVKKLSAFGDKPGEAVHVHRHLREDSYLDMAREIASFFERAKESGAHEPPTAAILVRARRYMDPAIDALEQFGLDYEVVGGEALIDRPELRLVRSLLGVVVNPDRSDLLMPLMNFYAIGSKDLRALADYAAKLSAGAEERLARQDGPRVGINLVEALHDLREQVRSGQGELPEGMSSQGLSRMVRLSANIVSVEERRHLDLPQVIETAISELGLRTYAQARTAGGARVEAALGAFIRLGAQFTANVPEGSLRDFVAWIDAIEEHENVGESESGADVLLFDVDKPEPRSGVVQILTVHGAKGLEWDVVAIPNMNAGGFDYQAKTTTWHKSSSALPHALREDAAHLPDFQMQRKLLAYPDYSPEDVREVFDDFTDYLEETLHKYHANEERRLAYVAVTRAKSMLIIASYDLDEAAKAALAYKRLERQVEANPGSGDVDTARLESNTFVADMGAHLSAATGNDEPLTGAQLRDVIERGEDGSDAEQDVVYWPDDVDRRLDTQAVASREPTSDELAQLVQRWNQMAAVVVADHQPTTDQRVLREYLTASDVVNLARDPQGFIADQRRPIPHEPSRAARMGTIVHEQIAHHFQAPTTLDVDSVAHPGQMPLDSAPALSSKQQATLLERFEESVYASCPPIAIEEAIDVFVAGRPIRCVIDAVLDTSSLPGYPPVTIVDWKTGRRPGASEVASRELQLGLYRLAWCAATGTELSDVGACFYYLGEKSAARRELHAGDLTEEQIGQIIADHLDG
- a CDS encoding phosphotransferase, which produces MSTIPFKLAGLAVAAVDGLEAVGVRGPYTRTADFQYGGVVDAGGRNWVVKQPLNTIAATMIEAEAAIAPALLDQLRAGRLPFDVMRPAGFAQVKSGRAVVYVRPLGEHKDFDEMTAGDAHELGRTLATIHKLPTDTVESAGLPSYDPQTSRRRLLADLHDADAMGALPGVLRRRWENALEQDHMWEFTPRVVHGDVADDQFMWSHGTISSVLGFGSAHVGDPAHDFAPLVSTLDEDLFAAVLESYENALGEETDDYFFNRTILISELALPAWMLFGARRGDDDIVADARAMMDDLAADVDADPDLAPGPTWSVSSAAATPSHTAADAGFTSFTEDGTIEDIPAEPESAAQAAPEDTAEPEATRPGDQQ